The Lolium rigidum isolate FL_2022 chromosome 1, APGP_CSIRO_Lrig_0.1, whole genome shotgun sequence region ATAACTCTGTAATGCTAAGTTAGACAATGGCGCGTAATGCAACACCGGTACATTGGCCTATCTCcctaatgtattttttttttgtacataTATAATGCTTCGACATTCTTCTAGTTTTTAGCACGAATCTCAGAACAATATTAGTTAATTACTGATGAGGAGAATTAGTAACTTAGTCACTGTTTATGTCTGGCCCATGGGTCAAAATCCATCCCCACGCATGCTTTACCCCACGATCTTGGCTGTCGTCCCAAGGCACTACTCCATCTGTTTACTCCCTTTGTATGATATCACAAATAAATGACTTTTTGGACATTGACACGGTCCTCATGATGTAACTTGTAATGTGCATCAAATTCTATTGTTATAGTATAAAATTAGATAAATTCATCAAATTCTAAATATAAAACGTCATCTATTTGTgatatggagggagtatgtttAAAACCTGCAACCATAAATGCACTGGATTATCACAATATCCCTACTGAACTATCTTATGTCGTGATTAAAAACTTGTTTGCTCCCTAATCTGTCCGACTTTAGTCCTAATGGAAAATCAGCACATATATTGAATTTTACCTTGTAACATACAGTAAATGATCTAAGGGAATCCAGTAAAATGTCTATCTCAGTTAAGAAATACAGAACCTTGATTAATCGCCCATACAGATATAATCAATATATATGTTTCCGTTGTTAATTTTTGAATCTCTTTCTCTTCAGGTTGTTTCAATAATCTGAATGCAAGTAAGGCGGATCATGGTATGTATATCTGGGCGTAAATCCTGGTTCCTCTGTCAGTCATGAGGCTTGAATGCCTACAGATTCAACTCAATCAGTTTAATTATTGAAGTGTTTCTCTACAGGGAAACCATTAATTATTTCGCATAACGGTGCTAGTGGAGACTACCCAGACTGTACTGATCTGGCCTACCAAAATGCAATTAAGGATGGTGCTGACATGATTGATTGTACCCTTCAAGTGACAAGCGATGGAGTTCTTATTTGCATGAGTTCCATAAACCTGCTTGAAACTACCAATGTTCAGAGGACAAGTTTCAGTAACCTTGCATCTGTGATTCCTGCTATTCAGCCTACAACAGGAGTCTTCACATTCAATCTTACTTGGGAAAACATTAGCAATAGTGCTTTGACGCGTGAGTTCCTTCTCTTTTGTTAATTTTATTTCATTGAGTATGTGGATGGAAAAACAAAGCGTTAATTCGTGTACTGGCCCTTTACCTGTCCTTCTTCTCCAACTAAGATGTCTAGCCCGTGGAGTAACTATTATCTTGTAAGAAACCCAAGGTACACAAATGAAGGAAAGTTTCTCAAGTTCACTGACTTTCTGGAATATGGGAAGAACAAGGATTTGTCTGGCATCATGGTGATTATTGAGGTGATACTTCCGCCTTTTACAACCTGATTTACAAAACCTCTGGTGGAACTCCCTAATATGCAAAAACGAAAGTTAACAATGATAGTTAACTTTTTCAGCGATCTCTGAACTAAAATAAAGTATAACAAATATAATCCATTTGTTTGTTTACTTTTTTCTCAGTTGTCTAACTTATTTAAATATTGTCATCTGGTATATTCTCGTGTTTGTAAAGAAATATGTTTTTGGCAACCGTACATGCACAGCTTATGCGCATTAGAAGCACAAGCATATTATGTAACCATCCATTATTATGTGTATAGTAACCAGTACAGGACCCTGAGTACATGGCTCTTGGCTAAGGCTATTATTGGAAAGTGACATTTGTCACTTGCATTATTGTTGGATTATATTTTTTGTCTTTGTAGAAGTCAAATTTATTGCAATAGTGGAGATTTTCTTTTGTTTATTGATCAATATATCTTCTGTATTGCAGAATGCAGCGTTTATGGCAAAGTCATTAGGATTTGATATTATTGAGTCTGTAACCACTGCCTTAAGTGATGCTGGTTATAGTAATCAAACTGCCAAGGAAGTCATGATCCAGTCAGAAGATAGCGCTGTTCTTGTGAAATTTAAGCAGCAGAAAACACAATACAAGCTTGTCTACACACTCCCGCAAGACATTGGAGACGCTTCTAACTCGTCGCTAGCAGATGTTAAGGCGTTTGCTGATGCTGTAGTTGTTGACAAGAGGTCTGTTTTTGCACAAAGTTTGCACTTCATCATCAAGCAAACCAATCTTTTGAAAGATCTGCAGTCTGCGGGCCTAGCAGTGTATGCGCaggtgttcagcaatgagtttgtGTCACAACCCTGGGATTTCTTCTCAGACGCAACAGTGGAAATCAACAGCTATGTCCAGACGCTTAAGGTTGATGGCTTGATAACTGATTTCCCCAAGACAGTAAGAAGATACAAAAGTAAGTCCTATTTGATATTTTCACTTGACCCGCATCATTTTGCTGCTTGGATCTTCTGGGCATGCTGAAATTAGCGTGTTGCTAGCTgttcctatttttttttttgtgtgtgtggctCCATTTGGAATATTTCACATTTACGGTACAATGCTTTAGTTGCAGTGATAGGAAACTGAAGTCCTGTTGTTTTTTAAATGTTCGTTACAACATTTGACCTTTGTTATACCGTATTGGCAGGGAATTCTTGTACAGGCTTGGGAGATAACACGCCAGTCTACATGCAGACTGTTAATGTCGGCGACCTTGCAAAGCTAATAAAATCCCAAGGCGTTCCTGGCGCCCAGCCGCCAGCCGTGGCACCAATGCCAGTACTGAACGCATCAGGCGTGGAGCAGCCAGCGTTCCCCCCTGTTTCGCCCAAGGGTTCACTTCCTGGTGCCTCCCCGCCTCCTGGTTCATCGCCTTCTGCCGCCTACGCAGCTGCTGCGAGTACTTGCAGTCTGCTGTTGGCTGTTTGTGCGGCTCTGCTGATCTAAAGCAGGATCATGACATGAGGGCTATGCTACTAGGTTAAGTTACCAGAGGGGCTATCAGATTTGCGCACGCTATAGTCTCGCGATTTTGTCACTGGGTATTCATTTCTGTAGCTATTGGGGTGCATTGGTGTATTTGTTCCCGCTGTATAAAGCCATCCATTAATAGAGGAGGTTGCAAACTCTAGCAGGCGCCGAGCGCATGTTCCAAGTGCTTTCTGAATTCTGATTGCTGGTGGGAACCTGCCTTATCTACCATTTTCTGCATAGAACTCTTATTTCTTAGCTGACAAACACGTATATGTTTCTTGTGAAAATcaagatggtatatgtttcttcaAACTAGTATCATCACATCAAGATGACATCTCGATTCAGGTTTAGGATTTCCAGTGTGAAGGGTCCCATTTTCGCTGAAGAGAAAATGTATGCAACACCTAGGACGATGGGTATCCTCTTCAGTACCTGATCTGCACGAGATCCCTATGAAAACCATCCACATCCCAACACAAACGAAAAGGGGGACAAAATCTTGAGAATACCATCACACATGCCTATTTGCTTTTGGGAGTAAAATCTTGAGAATAACATCACATGTTACTGGCCGTACTACTCAAGCTGTAAGAGCATCTTCCCCGGCGCTATTTGAGGTTCGACACTTTTTTTTTGCCACACCGAGGAGTCCCATAAGTAGCCGGCCTCAAAAGTAGTTGGACAGTTTGGAACCTAATATGATCGCTGGCAAGCCCTTGCCGCTCCCTAAGCGCTGGATTCGAAATGGGTGCACCGGCGCCACGTCGGTTCGCGCTGTGGGACCGCCCTGGCAGTGAGAGAAAGCGGCGGTGATGTTTTAAATGACCACGCGCATAAATTCGCTCGTTGTCTTCAATGGGTGCCAGTTCCCGAGGTGGTGACACGATGGGGCGCCGCCAGTCAGCTCCACGCGCCGACGAATGAGCTCCATGCATCATCAAAGCGCACTGCCGCCGTCCTCTATAAACCGCACGAGCACTACCTTCTCCGCCCACTCCCCAGCGCGCCCACCCCTCGGAAAACCCTAGCCACCGACCACCTCATCCTCCACCGCCATGGAGCACAACCATGAAGCCAACGGCAGTGGCATCGACATAGGGGAGGACCGCCGTCACAATTTTACCCTCAACGAGGCAGAAGTCCTCTTCCATGCGCGCCTGCTGGTGCCGCCGGAGTACAAGCTACCACACGGCTGGCACCTTCCAACGCCGGGACACTATCTCTCTGGCGTCGGAGGGCGAGGAGCTCCGTTCCCTCATCATGGAGCGATGCGCATAGCTACCGGCGGCACAGCGTAACCAACCGGTGTGGACTCTGCATAGCCCGGAGTGGCTGGTTGTCTTTCGTCGCgagcgagggggggggggggggaaatcgCACGCTTCATTCGCCCTGAATCAGCCGGCGCTCTTGGTGCTATGGGCGCTCACGAACGGGTATCACCCGCGAAGCGTCGACGATCCTCCACGATGAGTCGTCTTTTTCCCGGCTGCGCAGTCTGTCGCTACGCCGGCGTATCTAGCCTCCTACCGCTCTAGTTCATCGTGATCCGGCTCGTGAGGCTACACAAGGCAGCAGCGCTCGACGCCCTATCCACTGCCGAGGCGCGGCGGCGACATCGTCATCCGCGGTGCACCCCGCGGTTCTTCCTCAGCGCCGGTAAATAGGAAGGCGACGATGAAGGAGGAGGCGCACTCACCGCCGCACGGGCTCCCACACCTCTGCGCCACTCCTCATGTCGGTTctcccatcatcgccgccgcatccGGAGAAGAAATGGTGGGAGGTGGAGCTGGAGATGTAGGTGACGAACCATGATGGCTTTCGGCATCAATAACGTCGTCGAACTCGACGCCCATTTACCGGCACCCACACCGGGGACGGCGGTAAAAACGGAGGAAGCCGAAGAGAGCAACGCCTTCGACTAACGGTAACGGCGCCGACAACCTGAACTTCAACGCGTTTGACCACCCCCGTTAGATTAGGGTTTACtgctttttagtttaaatttgtaaACTTTGTACACATTTTAATGAAAACCTCTGAATTTTAAGTTTGAGATTGTTTTAGTtgctattagagcatctccagtcgcgtcccccaaaccttccccaaagggatttggggcgtgccggacaaaaaaacgttcccagccgagtgccctaaagcctctttttgtctggcgcggcccgatacggtgtccggcgccccgagcccgtccccgctacacaggggacgctccgggcacaccggacacaacgaaaagcgaggcgaggagtggcgggaccgatgcgtcagcggcacattcaagtttggacctaaccgttgcctacctcgcgacggaagttattggcgcgcagtgacacacgaccgaagcgtcgcagctttgccgtaatggcgacggaggggcaggcgagacgtctcgtcggtgctgcgcaaccTCCACGCGTTACCGGCGTTCGCACGCTACtgcgcgttcccgcgctttcttcccgacgcttcTGGCCTCTTCCCGTCAGCGTCTataaaagccccccccccccgcgctcaatggcagccaccatacccgccggcacccctttctctGCCGCAAGCACAACCCCTTtgcgcaatgatgaaccgccccagcgccggccagttccctccaccaccaCATCCACCACTGGAAGCACCGTAGTTCGACATCGACGCTGCCGCAAAGGAAGAGTCGCGGCGGCGCCGGGTGGAGCGTTGGCGTGCAGAGCGGCGACATCGGCGGGAGGCAGTCGAGCAGCGGGAGACCCCGAAGCTGAGGAGAAcgcggcgtgggaggaggcgccgctgccggacaccattgcggcgttcgacgccgccaCGATGGAAGAGACGCGGCGGagccggacggaggagatggccGAGCGGTGGTGTGCGGAGCGGCATCGCTAGCGCATGGATCGGGAGCTCCAGTACcatgaacggcgggaggcgatcgagcggcgGTGGAGGGAGGCGGTGGAGCGTCAACAACAtcaggcggcggaggagcattggcagcgggaggcggcgctggctgcaacggaggcggcctgggggctcaggcggatgcgttggcggcggaggccgacgtgttGGCGGCACAACTGGaggcgcaaatggaggaggacgaggcggagcaggaggaggacgacgacaacgaTGACTTCGAGTGGTCCGATGACGAtgtgccgcacccggacgaggtgGCGGATCAGCAAtgagcgctcgtcgagtcctccgagtcggagaagaagctccaggacgatgctcgtgcccgcgaagaggcgcagattcgccgcgccgtcgagctctcctccAGGCGGCGCAATAGGGGAGGGCATAcgacgacgcgctgctggagcgGCGGCGTCTGCTCACCGCCGTccgcatggagaggcggcgcgtgcagcaggagctgcggcggaggggaggcgacaaCGGGGCAGGGCCgtggaacgcaccgccgggcgggcagtaggctagggtttagatgaaatctagccgttttcattcaaactttgtaatatataatcaaatttgaataaaaacccttattttcgtgcactaatatttatttgggtgagcgtttgggggatgcggctggggagcgacgtgccCTAAACGCGGGACAAATAAAACACGTCCTCCAAACattcgatccggcgccgtttgggaaacgatttaggggacgcgactggagatgctcttaagatcACCTATTGGAGGTCGCATGTTTATGTAACCTCTCCAAATTAGATAGCAGATGCGGGGCGTCCTCTAAAGCTCGCTGCTGCCGGCGCACCTGTCGGTTAGGAACCGCCGATGGTGAGGATCTAAGAGTATCttcaccggcggccccgatagctaTTTGGGGATGGGgcgaaatgggctcgcaccggcgcgctccaaacggcgccggcgatttttggagcccaatagaagcgccggcaaccccgtgccggccccttcgccaagggcgcgaatcgggagcgccggcgcctcgcgaggctgaaaaatttgggcgtgggagccgcctgtcagccacacaccaacaaaatatacatcttctcccccaaaaccctgtcccctccgccgctcatttctcccgccagccgctcaatctcccatccagcctcgaacccgaaaaaccctcgccgccgctccatgccaccgaagagaagGGCTCCGGCGAAGGCAGCGAAGCTGCCGACGAAGGCACTGCCGAAAGACGCGCACCatcgcgccgaaggagaagccggcgaccatgtcaCAGGAGGACTGGGAGACGGAGATGGAACGCCGCGCCTTCGTCACGGCCGACCGCAGgaggcgccgcatcgccgccctCGACGCAGCGAAAGCGGTGGCCTCTGTGGAAGCGTGCctgagcttgggcggcggcctgaACAGCATCTCGATCTCCCCGTCGTCGCCGGGTTACTACGCAGGGTACACCGCGGACGTGCCGTCGATCTCACAGATGCGGCTATCGTTGGCCAAGATGTCTCAAGAATCGAaaatcttgatggccgacatggagaagatggaccccttggcacgggcgtggcacgagatgtaccgcgaacgcatcggccaagaggtgatggcggcgcgagctgcgtcggcgtctcccccGACACCGTCCATGTCTACCCCGACACCGTTCGCGTTCATGCCTTCCCCAGCACCATCCATGTCTACCCCGGCACCGTCCGCGTTCATGCCTCCCCGGCGACagtggatcctgttgcagcgacggagctgcTGCCGGCCGCCGATGAGGAAGCCGTCGAGGTTGCGCCGCCCGTGAACTCCTTCGTGTGATCATGCGATCATCTGGCTTCAAAGCCCTTTTTTGCGCTGGAAACGGCGATCTGGTGGCCgtctgttggcccaaacttcttattccaaaacctattcgtatttggtggccgtgtgttggcccaacttcatattcgtagacttattcgaatttctatggttgtgtttgagatttcaaattcaaattatctatcggggccgcctgtttgggggcgccagtgtgggagcagctcccccaaatggagAATGctctgccggcgccccccaaacggaggtgccggcgcctatttgggggctaccggtggagatgctctaacataacGTCTTGATCATGTCAAAAAAGAACGTCCGTTTGGGTCCGCACGGGCCTAAAATGTGTTAGGAACCAGGTCTAGCGGCCCGATGCATAGTAACCGGGAGATGCAAATGTGGCATCTCGGATGTATCGCGGCGGACGCTACACGGACGCGCCAAGCCGCCAAGCGATCGCTTTTCCAACGGGCCCGCCTAGAAGCGAGTCGTATCGATCGCATCGCTTCCGCAGTTGTCGCTTCGGCGGTCTTCGTTTCCGCGTCTGCgctgcagccttcgccatcaatggtgtCGCTTCCTCTTCGGCAACAGGACTGGCGGGCGGTGGCTGGGCTCCTGCGCCGCCATCAATGGCATCGTGTCCCGCGTGCGCCCGGCCTTACCATTGCCCACACCACCGACACTTCCACTCCCACCCTcaccgccgcgcgccaccacttaaccatgggaaagaagaagcaTGACTCTCAGGCATCCGACGGCggcaccaagaaggcggagcgaACGAACAGGGTGCCGTCTCATGCACCAGAGCTGGTTTCTATCCGAATTCCAGCCAGCAGTTGATTGATATGTCACCAACCGGTTTCTATCCGAATTCCAGCCAGCAAAGCACTGGAGGGTCCTCATGGGGTCCGAATGATTTGGACATCATGGATGGATCAACGGCACCTCTTTCAATTGCAAGCTCTGAAGAACATCAACGTTCCACGGTAAGCCGTATTGGACTGAGTAGAGTTCTCGAAGCATAACACACATTACTGCTACTAGTTGAACAAGCAAGGTCTTCGGTTTTGGTCTCAGTTGTAATACTTACTGGATAATGTTGTCACATCTATTAAATTCAAAGCAAAACTAATGTTTTACAGGTTGAAACCGTCATACAAAATGAAGAATTTGAGCAACTGCAGCGAGTGCGCAATGAGCTAGAACGCTCAAGAAAGGAAGCATCCGAGGGACGTTAGAGAGCTGAGAGAGATCTGTTTGAAGCATCTAAGATTGTACTATGTTATTGCTACATACTTTTAATTATCCATTACTCGATGATACATGTGTCTATAAAGTAAGAATTTTTTTCTTGCAGTTCAAAGCACGGGAGAATTCACTACGCACTGAAAAAAAGGAGGTAGAGGAAAGACTGACCAGAGAAAAGACTGGCCTTGAAAAAGAGCACCTCCATATATGCAGCGAGCTGCAGAAAGCAAATGAACAAAGGATACAGCTGGAGAGTAAGCTTCTCCAGGCCAATTCCCTAATGGAAGAGCTCAAACAGTTGCAGGTAGAGCTGCAGCACAAGAAAGACTATGCTGTCATACAAGCTGAAGAGATGCATCAAATAAACGGTAACACTGTATTTGCTGGTGCGTTTGCCTTGACAGAGTTCAGATACGAAGAGATAAAAGAAGCAACAGACGACTTTGATGACTCCAAAAAAATTGGGCAAGGCGGATGTGGAAGCGTCTACAA contains the following coding sequences:
- the LOC124693126 gene encoding glycerophosphodiester phosphodiesterase GDPDL3-like, which produces MMGSRVYGGGGGRRGTAAFLAAVVLCGLLLLAGGADAQGIQPVSYKTLRGEAPLVIAKGGFSGVFPGSSQDAYRFAALASMPDTSWWCDVQLTKDAVGICLGNIDMKNSTTIATAYPARKSTYVVDGAPKAGWFSVDFNMSELQTVALTQSIWSRTDKFDYYGYAILSVTDLPTLVKRPSLWLNVQHDIFYRQHGLSMRSYMLSILKRVSVNYISSPELGFLQSIAPRVGSKTKLVYRFPDKLTSDPSTNQTYSSMLSNLTFIKTIASGIMVPKIYIWPVSDDNYLKPPESIVQDAHKAGLEIYASDFANDRIIPYNYSYDPLQEYLSFVSNGDFSVDGVLTDFPITASEAIGCFNNLNASKADHGKPLIISHNGASGDYPDCTDLAYQNAIKDGADMIDCTLQVTSDGVLICMSSINLLETTNVQRTSFSNLASVIPAIQPTTGVFTFNLTWENISNSALTPKMSSPWSNYYLVRNPRYTNEGKFLKFTDFLEYGKNKDLSGIMVIIENAAFMAKSLGFDIIESVTTALSDAGYSNQTAKEVMIQSEDSAVLVKFKQQKTQYKLVYTLPQDIGDASNSSLADVKAFADAVVVDKRSVFAQSLHFIIKQTNLLKDLQSAGLAVYAQVFSNEFVSQPWDFFSDATVEINSYVQTLKVDGLITDFPKTVRRYKRNSCTGLGDNTPVYMQTVNVGDLAKLIKSQGVPGAQPPAVAPMPVLNASGVEQPAFPPVSPKGSLPGASPPPGSSPSAAYAAAASTCSLLLAVCAALLI